In Labrus mixtus chromosome 13, fLabMix1.1, whole genome shotgun sequence, a single genomic region encodes these proteins:
- the wars2 gene encoding tryptophan--tRNA ligase, mitochondrial — protein sequence MALSVRTNFKHLFRTIQKFNSPKRLLSAGTCAGNKESPGGGRVFSGIQPTGVPHLGNYLGALENWVALQNQYPSVLYSIVDLHSITQPQDPAQLRSNILDMAASLLACGIDPERAILFQQSRVSEHAELSWILSCLTSMPRLRHLPQWKMKSKQKNEGSVGLFTYPVLQAADILLYKSTHVPVGEDQVQHLELAQDLARIFNNRYGDLFPEPAALLSSTRKVKSLRDPSAKMSKSDPQAMATVTVTDSPDDIALKIRRAVTDFTSEVTFDPETRPGVSNLVTIHAAMALIGVEEAVQQARGLDTGEYKKLVTEAVIQRLTPIREEIERLRGDRAHLEEVLDQGARRARELAAPVLREVRHRVGFC from the exons GAATCTCCAGGAGGTGGACGGGTGTTTTCTGGGATCCAGCCGACGGGGGTTCCCCACCTGGGTAACTACCTGGGTGCCCTGGAGAACTGGGTGGCCCTGCAGAACCAGTATCCCTCAGTCCTGTACAGCATCGTGGACCTGCACTCCATCACCCAGCCTCAGGACCCGGCCCAGCTCAGGAGCAACATACTGGACATGGCCGCCAGCCTGCTGGCCTGTGGCATCGACCCGGAGAGGGCCATTCTGTTCCAGCAGTCTCGG GTGTCGGAGCACGCAGAGCTCTCCTGGATCCTCAGCTGTCTGACCAGCATGCCCCGCCTCCGACACCTGCCCCAGTGGAAG ATGAAGAGCAAACAGAAGAACGAGGGCAGCGTTGGTCTCTTCACATATCCTGTCCTGCAGGCCGCCGATATTCTGCTCTACAA GTCCACTCACGTCCCCGTCGGAGAGGATCAGGTCCAACATTTAGAGCTGGCTCAGGATCTCGCTCGAATCTTCAACAACCGCTACGGAGATCTGTTCCCTGAACCCGCCGCCCTGCTca GCTCCACACGAAAAGTCAAGTCTCTTCGGGATCCttctgcaaaaatgtcaaaatctgACCCTCAAGCGATGGCGACCGTCACCGTCACAGACTCTCCTGACGACATCGCCCTCAAGATCCGCCGCGCCGTCACCGACTTCACCTCCGAAGTCACCTTTGACCCCGAGACGCGGCCGGGCGTGTCCAACCTGGTGACGATCCACGCCGCCATGGCGCTGATCGGCGTGGAGGAGGCGGTGCAGCAGGCCAGAGGGCTGGACACGGGAGAGTACAAGAAGCTGGTTACGGAGGCTGTGATCCAGAGGTTAACGCCCATCAGAGAGGAGATCGAGAGGCTGAGGGGGGACAGGGCTCACCTGGAGGAGGTGCTGGATCAGGGGGCACGCAGGGCTCGAGAACTGGCTGCTCCGGTCCTCAGGGAGGTGCGACACAGGGTGGGATTCTGCTGA